The genomic interval GAAGGTCGTTGCCGTCGTGTCGGCCATGGGGGACACCACCGACGATCTTCTCGCCGCGGCGCGGGAAGTTGCGCCCTCGCTCCCGGACGATCTCATCGGGTCGCTCCTCGCGACCGGGGAGGAAGCGTCCGTCGCTCTGCTGCACCTCGCCCTGGTGACGGCGCGCGTGCGTGCGGTGGGAATGTCGTTCTCGCGCTTGCCGATCCGCACGCGCGGCCCGCTGCGGGCGGCCGAACCGGTGGAGGTGGACGCTCACGCGATCGAGACGGCCCTGGCCACGCATGACGCGCTCGTCCTTCCGGGATTCGTGGGCGTCGACTCCACGGGCATCACATCGCTACTCGGACGAGGAGGCTCGGACCTTACCGCGCTCTTCCTCGCACACGCGGTCGGCGCGGCGGAGGTCCGTCTCGTGAAGGATGTGGACGGGATCTTCCCGGCCGACCCCAAGCGGTTCCCGCACGTCAGGCCGATCCGCCGGACATCGTGGAGCGAGGCCCGGCGGACGGGCGGCGGAGTCGTGCAGGAGCGGGCGCTGAGCTTCGCGGAGCGTCACCGAGTCGCTTTCAGGGTGGCGGCCCCCGGCGGGACAGGCACCTGGGTCGGCACGAACGACCCGCCGCCCGACGCCGGCCGCAGCCGGGAGGAGCGCGCCCGATGCGCGTAACCCATCCGTCGAATGAACGCGTGCCCGTGGCGGTCCTGGGCGCGACCGGGATCGTCGGCCAGCGGCTCGTGCGGATGCTGGACGGACACCCCTCCCTCCGGCTCGCCTCCGTCGCGGCGTCCGGGAGGCGCGCGGGCGAGAGGTACGGCGACGCGGTCCGCTGGAGCCTGGGCGGAGATCCTCCCGCCGAGGCCGCCGACCTGCCGCTCCGCGTCGCCACGGAACCGCCGGAGTGCCGGGTCGTGCTCTCCGCGCTTCCGTCGGGCGTGGCGCGCGAACTCGAGCCGGCGCTCGCCGAAGCCGGGCACGTCGTGAGCACGAACGCCTCGGCGCACCGGCTGAGAGCGGACGTGCCGCTACTGGTGCCGGAGGTCAACCCGCACGCGCTGGCCCTCGCCGCCAAACAGCCCTGGTCGGAAAATGGAGGCCGGCTCGTCGCCAACCCGAACTGCGTGGTCGCGGGGCTGGCGCTGGCCCTGGCGCCCCTGCAGGACGCCTTCGGAATCGAGGCCGCCACGGTCGTCACCCTGCAGGCCGTGACGGGCGCCGGCCTCGAAGGCGTCGGGTCCGTTCAGATCGAGGGGAACGCGATCCCCTGGATCCCCGGCGAAGAGGAGAAGCTCGAGCCGGAACTGAACAAGATCCTGGGGACGGAGATCGCCGTGGCGGCGAGCGTCAATCGAGTTCCGGTGCTCGACGGCCACACGGCGAACGTTTTCCTGAAGTTCGCCTCCCCAGCCAGTCCCCGGGATGCGGCCCGGGCGCTGGCGGAGTTCCGGGCCCCGCCATCGCTGCCGCGCCTCCCTTCGCTCCCGGACCGGCCGCTCGTCGTGCGCGCCGAGCCGGACCGTCCGCAGCCGCGCCTGGACATCGGCGCTGCGGGAGGGATGGCGGCGAGCGTCGGCAGGATCCGCGCCGCGCCGCCCCACGACCTGGCGATGACCGTGGTCGCCCACAACGGCGTACGGGGAGCGGCCGGCGCCTGCTTGGCCAACGCGGAATTCTCCGCGTGGACATTCACCGCCCGGGAGACCGGGCCTGATCGGAAAGAAGACGGAGACCGATGAGAGACGAAACTGTAGCGATCCACCTCGGATACGAGTCCGAGCCCACCACGCACGCGGTCGCGGTACCGCTGTACCAGACCGTGGCGTACGAGTTCGACGACGCGCAACACGGCGCGGACCTCTTCAACCTCGAGGTCGAGGGCAACATCTACTCTCGCATCATGAACCCCACGCAGGCCGTGCTGGAGGAGCGTATTGCCCAGCTTGAGCACGGCCTGGCGGCGCTTGCGCTGTCCTCGGGCAGCGCGGCCGTCAACTATTCGGTCCTCAATCTCGCCGCAGCCGGGGACAACATCGTCTCGGTGCCCCAGTTGTACGGCGGCACCTACACGCTCTTCGCCCACATGCTGCCGCAGCAGGGGATCGAAGTCCGCTTCGCCGAAGGCGACGCCCCGGACGATCTGGCCAGGCTGATCGATGACCGTACGAAGGCGGTGTTCGTCGAGAGCATCGGGAACCCGGCGGGCAACATCGTGGACCTCGCAGCGGTGGCCGACGTGGCGCACGCCCACGGCGTCGCCACCATCGTGGACAACACCGTCGCCACGCCCGCGCTCCTCAAGCCGATCGATCACGGGTTCGACATCGTGGTGCACTCGCTGACGAAGTACATCGGCGGCCACGGCAACTCGCTCGGCGGCGCGATCGTCGATTCCGGGAAATTCCCGTGGACGGAGCACGCGAGCCGCTATCCGCAGTTCACGACGCCGGAGCCCAGCTACCACGGGGTCGTTTACACGGAGGCGCTGGGGCCGGCCGCCTACATCGGGCGGGCGCGCACGGTGCCGCTGCGCAACACGGGGTCGGCGATCTCCCCCTTCAACGCCTTCCAGATCATCCAGGGGATCCAGACGCTGAACCTCCGCATCGAGCGCCACTCCGAGAACGCGCTGGCCGTGGCGAAGCACCTGGAGGACCACCCGGCGGTGGAGTGGGTGAGCTACGCCGGACTGCCGGGCGATCCGTACCACGAGCTGGCCCTCAAGTACCTGGGCGGCCGGGCGTCGGGGATCCTGACGTTCGGGGTGAAGGGCGGCTTCGAGGCGGGCGTGAAGTTCTACGACGCGCTCGAGCTGTTCAAGCGGCTCGTGAACATCGGGGATGCCAAGTCGCTGGCGTGCCACCCGGCGTCCACGACGCACCGGCAGCTCACCGAGGAAGAGCAGCTCAGCGTCGGCGTGCGTCCAGAGACGATCCGGCTCTCGGTGGGCATCGAACACATCGATGACATCATCGAGGACCTCGACCGCGCGCTGGACGTGGCGTCGTCGGCCCGACCGGCCGCCGCATAGCAGTCCGCCCGCTACCGGCCCTCCGCGGATCCCCGTGTCCGCGGAGGGCTGGCCGGCGGGTCAATCCCGGGGCAGGTCGTAGCGCTCCAGATAAGCCCGGTCCAGCGCGTCGAACGCGGCGATGTACACGGACTCGGAGCCGAAGCCGACCACGATACGGTGCCCATCCATTGTCAGCACTCTTACCCGCCGCCCCTGGCGATCAAAAAGATCGTAAACGCTGCCGCCATCGGCGCGGGTGTGGCGGCGTACCCACGCGCGCCCCAGCGGGTCGACGCGGACCGTTCCCGCGACGGGGGCGGGCTTCACGTCGGGCCAGGTGTAGTCGTCGGGACCGAGCCCTGCCGAGCGGCCGGAACTGCCGCGATAGAACCGCGTCTCCGTCGCGCCGTCCGCGGAAGTCATGATCTCCATACCAATGCCGGCGTGCCGGCGCCGGTCGTCCAGGTACGCGAGCTTCTCGGCGGCGGTGATCGGGACGAGGTCATAGGCGATGCCGGCACCGCGCTTGACCGCGCCGCCGGGGTCAAGCCAGTCCACGCCGTAGTCCTCCGACCGAGCCACGACCACCGCGCCATCGCCGGCCACGCCCCAGGCATCGCCGGGGGGGAGCGGAATCAGGGAAGCCCGCATGCGGCCAGCCGATTCTTCGATCGTGACCTCGCGGAGCTTGTAGCCCCCTACCGTGTCGATCGACGCGGCGACCGGGTCGATCCGGACGATGGCGCCGCTGTCGGGCGGCGGATAGCCACCGGAAACCGGCGCGTAGACGCTCCCTCGGGCATCGACCCCCTGCGGGACCGCCACCACCATCGCTCCGTCGCCCGCGAGCATGGCGACCGGGTACGTCGTGCCGAATTCCAGATCGGGCCCCAGCCGAACGAGGCGGGCCCTCCCCAGGTCCACCAGCAGGGTGGAGTCGCCCGGCAGCGGCCATACGGCGTCGGGCTGAAGATACTCTCCGGGACCTTCGCCCACGCCCCCCACGATGGTGCGCACGCCCACGTCCATTGCCGCCCGGTAGAGCGCCCCGCCAACGGGGTCGGGCACCAGCACGGCACCGT from Candidatus Palauibacter australiensis carries:
- the asd gene encoding aspartate-semialdehyde dehydrogenase; the encoded protein is MRVTHPSNERVPVAVLGATGIVGQRLVRMLDGHPSLRLASVAASGRRAGERYGDAVRWSLGGDPPAEAADLPLRVATEPPECRVVLSALPSGVARELEPALAEAGHVVSTNASAHRLRADVPLLVPEVNPHALALAAKQPWSENGGRLVANPNCVVAGLALALAPLQDAFGIEAATVVTLQAVTGAGLEGVGSVQIEGNAIPWIPGEEEKLEPELNKILGTEIAVAASVNRVPVLDGHTANVFLKFASPASPRDAARALAEFRAPPSLPRLPSLPDRPLVVRAEPDRPQPRLDIGAAGGMAASVGRIRAAPPHDLAMTVVAHNGVRGAAGACLANAEFSAWTFTARETGPDRKEDGDR
- a CDS encoding O-acetylhomoserine aminocarboxypropyltransferase/cysteine synthase → MRDETVAIHLGYESEPTTHAVAVPLYQTVAYEFDDAQHGADLFNLEVEGNIYSRIMNPTQAVLEERIAQLEHGLAALALSSGSAAVNYSVLNLAAAGDNIVSVPQLYGGTYTLFAHMLPQQGIEVRFAEGDAPDDLARLIDDRTKAVFVESIGNPAGNIVDLAAVADVAHAHGVATIVDNTVATPALLKPIDHGFDIVVHSLTKYIGGHGNSLGGAIVDSGKFPWTEHASRYPQFTTPEPSYHGVVYTEALGPAAYIGRARTVPLRNTGSAISPFNAFQIIQGIQTLNLRIERHSENALAVAKHLEDHPAVEWVSYAGLPGDPYHELALKYLGGRASGILTFGVKGGFEAGVKFYDALELFKRLVNIGDAKSLACHPASTTHRQLTEEEQLSVGVRPETIRLSVGIEHIDDIIEDLDRALDVASSARPAAA